From the uncultured Methanobrevibacter sp. genome, one window contains:
- a CDS encoding Cdc6/Cdc18 family protein — MANIFDDLEVGQSVFKDKQPLDHRFLPENLPHRKEQITQIAKYWIEALNNVTPSDITIYGKTGTGKTAAAKFAREQLNEAASNKNVFIKVEYIRCTDYTTEYQVIAQLCQKLGRNVPHRGWTKGEVINTFRDIFKRNAFGKKLILIVILDEIDILLSKDGDGILYTLTRTDNVSILSISNYVEFKQFITPRVMSSLRDKEIVFPPYGADQLADILNERAHLSFKEDTLESDVIPLCSAMAAKEEGDARYALDLLRTAGEIADEEESNKIIGDYVRMAKDRIEHNKITDVILTLPTQQQRVLDAILRLTQNNEEITSGKLYDTYKEVSKGDSVTYRRIFDFINELEMLGIISTNTISRGRGKGRTNIITLQCDTNLLEKTLYSI, encoded by the coding sequence ATGGCAAATATTTTTGATGACTTGGAGGTAGGACAATCAGTTTTTAAAGATAAACAACCTTTAGATCATAGGTTTTTACCTGAGAATTTACCTCATAGAAAAGAACAAATAACACAAATAGCTAAATATTGGATTGAAGCATTAAATAATGTTACTCCTTCTGATATTACTATATATGGTAAAACTGGAACTGGAAAAACAGCAGCAGCAAAATTTGCAAGAGAACAACTTAATGAAGCAGCATCTAATAAGAATGTTTTTATAAAAGTGGAATATATTCGTTGTACAGATTATACAACTGAATATCAGGTTATTGCACAATTATGTCAAAAACTTGGAAGAAATGTTCCTCATAGAGGTTGGACAAAAGGGGAAGTTATCAATACCTTTAGGGACATTTTTAAAAGAAATGCATTTGGAAAAAAACTTATTTTAATTGTTATTTTAGATGAAATTGATATATTACTTAGTAAAGATGGAGATGGAATTTTATATACATTAACAAGAACTGATAATGTATCTATATTATCTATCAGTAATTATGTTGAATTTAAACAATTTATCACACCTAGAGTAATGAGTAGTTTAAGAGATAAGGAAATTGTTTTCCCACCTTATGGTGCTGATCAATTAGCTGATATTTTAAATGAAAGAGCACATTTATCTTTTAAAGAAGATACACTTGAAAGTGATGTCATACCATTATGTTCAGCTATGGCAGCTAAAGAAGAAGGTGATGCAAGATATGCTTTAGATTTACTTAGAACTGCTGGTGAAATAGCTGATGAAGAAGAATCCAATAAAATAATTGGTGATTATGTAAGAATGGCGAAAGATAGAATTGAACATAATAAAATCACTGATGTAATATTGACACTTCCAACACAACAGCAAAGAGTTTTAGATGCTATTTTAAGACTCACTCAAAATAATGAGGAAATAACTTCCGGTAAATTATATGATACTTATAAAGAAGTATCAAAAGGAGATTCTGTAACTTACAGAAGAATATTTGATTTTATTAATGAACTTGAAATGTTAGGTATTATTTCAACCAATACCATATCCCGTGGACGTGGAAAAGGAAGAACTAATATTATAACACTTCAATGCGATACTAATTTACTTGAAAAAACACTTTATTCCATATGA